In the Shewanella sp. OMA3-2 genome, one interval contains:
- the rsxD gene encoding electron transport complex subunit RsxD → MAFKIASSPHVSTTLQTAKVMQRVALCLLPGIAAQLYFFGLGTLLQIILAVITAYAAEAIILRLRNRPVIPTLADNSALVTALLLAIAIPPLAPWWVIVIGTLFSIIIVKNLYGGLGNNLFNPAMAGYVLLLISFPVQMTDWVPPISVAQDSVNMSYAWHAIMGSSAELVNVGHNLAIDGTTMATPLDTLKTDLSMGLTTTESLAKPIFSGMVGAGWFGVNLGFLIGGLIMLKLNVIRWHISTGILVALFVCASFGFLLNPDTHVSPIMHLFSGGTMLAVFFIATDPVTAATSARGRLLFGAMIGILIYVIRTYGGYPDAVAFAVLLANMCAPFIDHYVRPRAYGHRSGS, encoded by the coding sequence ATGGCATTTAAAATTGCCTCTTCACCCCATGTAAGTACTACGCTGCAAACAGCTAAAGTCATGCAACGCGTAGCCTTATGCTTACTACCTGGTATTGCAGCTCAATTATACTTTTTCGGTTTGGGAACCCTGTTGCAAATTATACTCGCGGTCATTACCGCTTATGCAGCAGAAGCTATCATATTGCGCTTGCGCAATAGGCCTGTAATACCTACGTTAGCAGACAATAGTGCCCTGGTAACAGCCCTTTTACTCGCCATAGCAATTCCCCCGCTAGCACCTTGGTGGGTTATCGTTATTGGTACGCTATTCTCTATTATAATCGTTAAAAATTTATACGGTGGGCTGGGCAACAACCTGTTCAACCCTGCGATGGCTGGCTATGTTTTATTGTTAATTTCTTTTCCAGTGCAAATGACCGATTGGGTCCCTCCAATATCTGTAGCACAAGATTCGGTTAATATGTCCTATGCATGGCACGCTATTATGGGTTCTTCAGCAGAATTGGTTAACGTTGGGCACAATCTTGCGATTGATGGCACGACTATGGCTACGCCGTTAGATACCCTTAAAACAGATTTATCTATGGGGTTAACTACCACTGAAAGCTTAGCTAAACCGATATTTTCTGGAATGGTTGGCGCAGGCTGGTTTGGTGTCAATCTTGGCTTTTTAATTGGTGGATTAATCATGTTGAAGCTCAACGTGATCCGCTGGCATATCAGCACAGGCATACTAGTCGCTTTATTTGTGTGCGCTAGCTTTGGGTTTTTACTCAATCCAGATACCCATGTCAGCCCAATAATGCATTTATTTTCCGGTGGTACTATGTTGGCGGTGTTCTTTATTGCTACCGACCCAGTAACTGCAGCCACCAGTGCTCGAGGACGGCTGCTATTTGGTGCCATGATAGGGATACTGATTTATGTTATCAGAACCTATGGCGGCTATCCCGATGCAGTTGCATTTGCTGTTTTGCTTGCAAACATGTGCGCGCCATTCATCGATCATTATGTGCGACCAAGAGCATATGGTCACCGTTCAGGGAGTTAA
- the rsxA gene encoding electron transport complex subunit RsxA — protein sequence MTEYLLLLIGTVLVNNFVLVKFLGLCPFMGVSSKLASAVGMSMATTFVLTLASILSYLTNEFLLQPFDLSYLRTMSFILVIAVVVQFTEMLVQKTSATLHRALGIYLPLITTNCAVLGVALLNVNEDHNFIQSAVYGFGAAVGFSLVLILFSAMRERLAAADVPLPFKGGAIAMITAGLMSLAFMGFAGLVK from the coding sequence ATGACAGAGTATCTCCTCTTATTGATTGGTACCGTACTAGTCAACAACTTTGTATTAGTTAAATTTTTAGGTTTATGCCCGTTCATGGGGGTGTCCAGTAAACTGGCATCGGCCGTGGGTATGTCTATGGCAACCACTTTCGTGCTCACTTTAGCCTCAATTCTTAGCTATTTAACTAACGAGTTTCTATTACAACCGTTCGACTTATCATATTTACGTACCATGAGTTTTATTCTTGTGATCGCGGTGGTGGTACAGTTCACGGAAATGTTAGTTCAAAAGACCAGTGCAACTTTACATCGTGCGCTCGGAATTTACCTGCCTCTGATTACCACTAACTGCGCGGTTTTAGGCGTAGCCTTACTCAACGTTAATGAAGACCATAATTTTATCCAATCCGCTGTTTATGGGTTTGGGGCTGCGGTCGGTTTTTCATTGGTGCTAATTTTATTTTCTGCTATGCGTGAACGTCTTGCTGCAGCGGATGTCCCCTTACCTTTTAAAGGTGGTGCAATAGCAATGATCACCGCAGGCCTTATGTCACTCGCATTTATGGGCTTTGCAGGGCTGGTAAAGTAA
- the rsxG gene encoding electron transport complex subunit RsxG codes for MLKNGTILGVFALCCTGLVAVVNGLTKDTILQQQLAQLSQTLIQVVLAQYYDNELVSQCIWVNSADLLGTSADLPAYIAMKQQQPTAIAIEAIAPDGYNGAIKLIIGIDNDNRVLGVRTLTHQETPGLGDKIELRKSNWVTEFTGKVWTPEDKSWSVKKDGGQFDQFTGATITPRAYVKAIRNAVMFVEANRKELYQGGRRCGDTHE; via the coding sequence ATGCTTAAAAACGGCACAATTCTAGGTGTATTTGCACTGTGTTGTACCGGTTTAGTGGCTGTGGTCAATGGCTTAACCAAAGACACAATCCTTCAACAACAATTGGCTCAATTAAGTCAAACATTGATCCAAGTCGTCCTGGCTCAATATTATGATAATGAGTTAGTTTCTCAGTGTATTTGGGTTAACTCTGCTGATTTACTCGGCACATCTGCTGACTTACCTGCATATATTGCAATGAAACAACAGCAACCGACAGCAATCGCTATCGAAGCCATTGCTCCAGATGGTTACAACGGGGCAATTAAACTCATTATAGGTATCGATAATGATAATCGCGTACTTGGCGTACGCACCCTCACCCATCAAGAAACCCCTGGATTAGGGGATAAAATAGAACTGAGAAAATCAAACTGGGTGACAGAATTTACTGGTAAAGTTTGGACGCCAGAAGATAAATCTTGGTCGGTAAAAAAAGACGGTGGTCAATTTGACCAATTCACTGGCGCCACGATTACCCCAAGAGCCTATGTAAAAGCCATCCGCAATGCTGTCATGTTTGTAGAAGCTAATCGTAAAGAACTGTACCAAGGCGGACGACGCTGTGGAGACACCCATGAGTAA
- a CDS encoding EAL domain-containing protein produces the protein MGLSKSFQFVLLIVFGLLFYRIYTIENRQVQIQGDAARQHFAEYVEKYSYWTGNGDDLFKTFSRDYDFQFFQYVHNSDSIHNFTYGSLVKVDQSFADKIFNIDLGYSFTFPDGRMQIVLSPISAIETSLYQLEEVTLLLFLAYLLLMLLFVILIMVHKRRIKYAAQYIDSISTLSFQAVEMSRLRGILQPLGLALEKCRARLKESLDVIRVENDKLTKAAYQDPITSFSTRPRFIAHLERVTQSQKNLFGVLVVIRASELANINQLHGRTAGDDYLAKLSHCIRHAATRHAKPENFRISSGDFAVFLDGITLKESASYVEKLKQQFDDYTQSTQQDSVAHIGVVPYQSDNDPNTLVAMSDYAVSIAQTLGPNHYHFLAEFDGNENFGDEHWKVTINDIINRRGVKFFQQPILPCNTDNDLYRELLARFYNAEEKHLPTATVIAMSERYGLSVELDKMIVTNTLTLMKENPMLTGMLGVNISATSALQESFVYWLKEILTHHRKEASRFVFEVNESGMQANLTASANFVSEIHKVGAKVAIERFGLGFTSFKFFREVRPDYIKLDNSYSSAIESDNNNKFFIRMIVDIAKRLKILVIATGVERQDEKLTLEKLLVDGLQGYYIAKPDNVISTE, from the coding sequence ATGGGCTTATCAAAATCCTTTCAATTTGTGCTGCTAATCGTCTTCGGTCTACTCTTTTATCGAATTTACACAATTGAAAACCGTCAGGTACAAATACAAGGCGATGCTGCGCGACAACATTTTGCCGAATATGTTGAAAAATACAGTTATTGGACGGGTAATGGTGATGATTTATTTAAAACATTCAGCAGAGACTATGACTTCCAGTTTTTTCAATATGTCCATAATTCTGACAGCATTCATAACTTTACTTATGGTTCGCTTGTAAAAGTAGATCAATCATTTGCCGATAAAATATTTAACATTGATCTTGGATATAGTTTCACTTTCCCTGATGGCCGTATGCAAATCGTTCTCAGCCCAATTTCAGCGATAGAAACCAGCCTGTATCAACTTGAAGAAGTTACCCTGTTACTATTTTTGGCGTATCTGCTACTGATGCTGTTATTTGTAATACTCATTATGGTACATAAACGTCGTATCAAGTATGCAGCGCAATATATCGATAGCATTTCTACGCTTTCTTTCCAGGCGGTAGAGATGTCACGCTTAAGGGGCATATTGCAACCTCTTGGGCTTGCATTAGAAAAGTGCCGTGCCAGACTAAAAGAAAGTTTAGACGTCATTAGAGTGGAGAACGACAAGCTGACTAAAGCCGCTTATCAAGACCCGATTACTAGTTTCTCAACCCGTCCTAGATTTATCGCGCATCTTGAAAGAGTCACACAATCACAGAAAAATTTATTTGGAGTTTTAGTCGTTATCAGAGCATCTGAACTGGCTAATATCAACCAGCTACACGGTAGAACTGCAGGTGATGACTATTTGGCCAAGTTATCACATTGCATTCGACATGCAGCCACTAGACACGCTAAACCTGAAAACTTTAGAATTTCTAGCGGCGACTTTGCAGTGTTTTTAGATGGCATAACTTTAAAAGAAAGCGCGAGCTATGTTGAAAAGCTTAAACAGCAATTTGATGATTATACTCAAAGTACTCAACAAGATTCAGTTGCGCACATAGGTGTTGTCCCCTATCAGTCTGATAATGACCCGAACACTTTAGTCGCTATGTCAGATTATGCTGTCAGTATTGCGCAAACCTTAGGCCCAAACCATTATCACTTTTTAGCGGAGTTTGATGGTAATGAGAACTTTGGTGATGAACATTGGAAAGTGACAATTAACGATATTATTAATCGTAGGGGAGTCAAGTTTTTCCAACAGCCTATTTTACCTTGTAATACCGATAATGATTTATATCGTGAATTATTAGCCAGATTTTATAATGCCGAAGAAAAACATCTACCAACGGCGACGGTTATAGCCATGTCTGAGCGATATGGCTTAAGCGTTGAATTAGATAAAATGATTGTGACCAATACCCTAACCCTAATGAAAGAAAATCCGATGTTAACTGGTATGTTAGGTGTCAATATCAGCGCAACGTCAGCTTTACAAGAATCCTTTGTTTATTGGTTAAAAGAGATATTAACTCATCATCGCAAAGAAGCATCTAGGTTTGTTTTCGAAGTTAATGAATCAGGTATGCAAGCCAATTTAACCGCGAGTGCTAATTTTGTATCAGAAATACATAAAGTGGGAGCAAAAGTTGCAATTGAACGATTTGGATTAGGTTTTACCTCATTTAAATTTTTCAGAGAAGTTCGCCCTGATTATATAAAATTAGATAATAGTTACAGTAGTGCAATTGAATCTGATAATAACAATAAATTTTTTATACGAATGATTGTCGATATCGCAAAACGCCTTAAAATTTTGGTCATAGCAACTGGCGTTGAGCGTCAGGATGAAAAACTGACCTTAGAAAAATTGTTAGTCGATGGGCTGCAAGGTTACTATATAGCGAAGCCAGACAACGTTATTAGCACTGAGTAA
- the rsxB gene encoding electron transport complex subunit RsxB, with amino-acid sequence MITSIFIAVAVLTIVASVFGLILGFAADKFKVEGDPIIDQVEALLPQTQCGQCGYPGCRPYAEAVANGDKVNKCPPGGTATMEKLAELMGVEPEPLNAESQESVKKVAYIREDECIGCTKCIQACPVDAILGAGKLMHTVIAKDCTGCDLCVEPCPVDCIDMLPVETTLKNWDWKLNTIPITVLPESREER; translated from the coding sequence ATGATAACAAGCATTTTTATTGCAGTAGCTGTGTTGACTATTGTGGCCAGTGTTTTTGGTCTTATATTAGGCTTTGCTGCAGATAAATTTAAAGTTGAAGGCGATCCGATAATCGATCAAGTGGAAGCCTTACTGCCACAAACTCAATGTGGTCAATGTGGATACCCTGGTTGTAGGCCTTATGCCGAAGCAGTTGCTAATGGCGATAAAGTCAATAAATGCCCTCCTGGCGGTACTGCCACTATGGAAAAACTCGCTGAATTAATGGGAGTTGAACCTGAACCGCTAAATGCAGAGTCCCAAGAGTCAGTAAAAAAAGTGGCTTACATTCGTGAAGATGAATGTATTGGTTGTACTAAATGCATTCAAGCATGTCCAGTCGATGCTATTTTAGGTGCAGGTAAGCTAATGCACACCGTTATTGCAAAAGATTGTACTGGCTGTGACTTGTGTGTTGAGCCTTGCCCGGTAGATTGTATTGATATGCTCCCTGTTGAAACAACCCTTAAAAATTGGGACTGGAAGCTCAATACTATTCCTATTACTGTGTTGCCTGAAAGTCGAGAGGAAAGATAG